A part of Fundulus heteroclitus isolate FHET01 chromosome 23, MU-UCD_Fhet_4.1, whole genome shotgun sequence genomic DNA contains:
- the tmco6 gene encoding transmembrane and coiled-coil domain-containing protein 6 has translation MWRLKKVCHKAGRHAGSQEELRLRRREKERALRQARRDSQLVSKRLLLNEDEEQDSMEITPGEQDVVRLLQQLQHSGTEKEALLGALSKALRSPSAQLTFIKLENSMHLLVSLLSGSDARRRLLAVRCLHELSHSPHASVASAFLPATPYLLTYLSGQSTKFTELCLYTLGNVCPDGEAVKERLLAQGIIPALASCMQNQRHSLAVVEAAGFALFQLLQTKDAAQKVIPMVLASDLPSLLLSVLTPDPEFGLAPAVECAWCLHSLTSSTEDHRVLLAQGALRKCSSLLVSLGGAVGDGNTEQGIELLVCPLLRCVGNLLPSCPVEALSAQLGDVHLVAPLCQFVFAFLQPLPALAREAAWVLNNLTAHCTESCAALLTFNLVPRLVELLPFSQGINTMVLRVLANVAHKKKEFCTRLAELGLLSAITATLKMANQDMVTLSLELLFMMIVNSPQVCKEIF, from the exons ATGTGGAGGTTAAAGAAAGTTTGCCATAAAGCGGGTCGGCATGCTGGAAGCCAGGAGGAGCTCAGgctgaggaggagagagaaagaaagag CGCTGAGACAAGCCCGCAGAGACAGCCAGCTTGTTAGCAAGAGGCTCCTTCTTAATGAAGATGAAGAGCAGGACTCTATGGAGATaacacctggagaacag GATGTGGTGCGCTTGCTCCAGCAGCTTCAGCACAGCGGCACAGAAAAAGAGGCCCTCTTAGGAGCCTTGAGTAAAGCTCTGCGTAGCCCATCAGCTCAACTCACCTTCATCAA GCTGGAGAACAGCATGCACCTGCTGGTCAGCCTCCTCAGCGGCTCCGACGCGCGGCGCCGCCTGCTGGCTGTCCGCTGTCTCCACGAGCTGTCTCACTCCCCGCACGCCAGCGTGGCGTCCGCCTTTCTGCCCGCCACTCCCTATCTGCTCACGTACCTGTCGGGCCAGAGCACCAAGTTTACG GAGCTGTGCCTGTACACACTGGGTAATGTCTGCCCAGACGGTGAGGCCGTGAAAGAGAGGCTTCTGGCCCAGGGAATCATACCAGCCCTGGCCAGCTGTATGCAG AACCAGAGACATAGCCTGGCTGTGGTGGAGGCGGCAGGCTTCGCCCTCTTTCAGCTTCTGCAGACCAAAGACGCGGCGCAGAAAGTTATCCC GATGGTCCTGGCCTCCGACTTACCTTCACTGCTGTTATCTGTCCTTACCCCGGACCCCGAGTTTGGTCTGGCTCCTGCTGTAGAGTGCGCCTGGTGTCTGCACTCCCTCACATCAAG CACCGAGGATCACAGAGTGCTGTTGGCACAAGGGGCTCTGAGGAAATGCAGTTCCTTATTAGTGTCACTAGGTGGAGCTGTGGGTGATGGAAACACTGAGCAAGGTATAGAGCTG CTCGTGTGTCCTCTACTGAGGTGTGTTGGAAACCTCCTGCCGTCCTGCCCTGTTGAAGCTCTGAGCGCTCAGCTGGGTGATGTTCATCTCGTGGCGCCACTGTGTCAATTTGTCTTTGCCTTCCTGCAACCCCTGCCGGCCTTGGCCCGAGAGGCGGCCTGGGTCCTCAACAACCTCACAG CCCACTGCACTGAATCCTGCGCCGCTCTCCTAACGTTCAACCTGGTGCCGAGACTGGTGGAGCTTCTGCCCTTTTCTCAGGGCATTAATACGATG GTCCTAAGAGTTTTAGCTAATGTTGCCCACAAGAAAAAGGAGTTCTGCACCCGGCTGGCGGAGCTCGGACTGCTGTCAGCCATCACTGCCACCCTCAAGATGGCCAACCAAGACATGGTGACTCTGAGTCTGGAGCTCTTGTTCATGATGATTGTTAACTCGCCACAGGTATGCAAggaaattttttaa